The Oncorhynchus clarkii lewisi isolate Uvic-CL-2024 chromosome 12, UVic_Ocla_1.0, whole genome shotgun sequence genome segment ATACCAGAATTACAACCTAGTGAGTGATATAGGCGGGGTTCCAGGTCGTCTGAGAAGATTGCTTTATCATAGAACATGCTAAACACTTCTCCAGGAGTTGTGAGATTTGATCATCTGTGCAACgcgactgcaaaaaaaaaaaaaaaaaagacaacctGGGAGTCAACATGGAACAAGGCTACAGTGCAATAAAGATGACCTGTAACTGGGGCGTAGACTGTGCTCACCTCCAGCAGGGGATGGTCTGGGAAGAGGGAACAGGTGTGTCCATCAGGCCCCATGCCCAACAGCAACAGATCAAACACAGGGATATCCTCCTTCGGGAAGGCCTATATGTACATGTGAGACAAAATAATTAAAAGGTAGACTTAGTCGAAATGACGTTGCCATGAGCAGCACCGGAGATATTGAGGTGAGCGAGACGCAACACTTCgctcacacacagtatctgcacGGGTTCCCTTCACGCTGTTCACAGCGTGGTAGACAGGGCaccaaaacagcagagaagtCAAGTATTgcgcttcaacgctcttagttgttgttGGAAATTGACcaactatgctgtttactttttGCATCTACGTCCAATCGCTGAGTCTACGTTTCATACCAAAATAGACTATAATATCTCAGTGTTTCATGTCATAACTTTTCTTTGTTTCGTAAACATACAAGTGATAAattcactgtgtgtgtatgtgggtgtgtaccTCCTTCAATTTGCGGGCATAATCCTCAGCACACTCCTGTACAGATAAAGAAGGGTCAATCGCCAGGACCCCACTGTCTGGGATGTTGATTTTGGAGAACAACTGATTCTGttgacaaaaacaaaacatgaTTGAATATAAAGAGTTAGGATGAATATAAGTGTATAAGTGAAGGTTTTAATAAAAACTAGATAAAGGTAAATGCCCCCGAATTAAATACGTGTGCTTGCAGAAAAATACAGACATCGTAGGATAAGAATATGCacatacactgactgtacaaaacattaggaacaccttcctaacattgagaTGCACCCCCTTTTTCCCCTCTGAACAGCCTAAATTTGtcggggaatggactctacaaggtttcgaaagcgttccacagggatgctggcccatgttgactacaatacttcccatagttgtgtcaagttggctggatgtcctttgggtggtggaccatatttgatacacacaggaaactgttgagcgtgaaaaacaatgccgtgttgcagttcttgacacaaatttaaaccggtgcacctggtaccataccctgttcaaaggcacttaaatattttgtcttgcccactaaccctctgaatggcacacatactgcacacaatccatgtctcaattgtccctgtctcctacccttcatctaaactgattgaagtggatttaacaattgacATCAATCAGGGATCATAtccttcacctggtcagtctgtcatggaaataacacgtattcctaatattttgtacattcATTGTATATTAATTGTCGTCTTTCGTGCATAGCAGGTTTACAGTAAACTGATTTTAATATATGCAGCTGCAGAAGCGAAGACCAGTAAACTGTGAGATTATGTTACCTTGTACAGTCCATAGGTACTCTCTCCATCGTTGAAGGGAACCAGCCTCTCATCACAGAACCCTGCTAGCCAGTGGCTGCAGTCCAGGTCTGGCAGGGCAGGCAGCTCCTTGCTGAGCATGGACACCAGGCTGCCCCCTGAGAGGCCCAGGGAGAACCGGCCATGGTCCAACAGGGCCTTGTCTGCCCGAGATGCTACCAGGTGAGCCAGAGCTGGACCAAGCTCTGCTGCTGAGGGGAATACCACTACTCTTCTGCCTGACATCCTGACTGGAATAGAAAAAGGGGGGAAAAGAAGGTTGAGGTAACATAAAATCGTTTATTGTATAACCAGTGATGCACTTCGTATACCAGCAAGGAGGAAGTGTCACTGTCAATACACCACATTGTTTTACAATTCACCATGATATTGCAGAATTTCCCCAATTCAAGAGAAGCGTGCCAGCTACCAATAAATATAACAAAAAAAGGCAAGAGTGGACTGGTCtataataataatgatggtggtgagtAGTCTTCGGGGAAATTCACATCTCACTGTAGCCCGAATGTGACTACGCTTTACATTGCCCGTACATCAGACTAAGTTCAAATGTAACTAAGTTCAATTGAACTTTCTGGCTTGTAAAGAAACTTTCCAAGTTTTTGCAGTGCTTAGTTTCAGGCTGTGTAACCAGAAAACTAATATAACAGTCGTATTTATCAGCATAATCTCACTGTTGCACGTTAAATGTCCATGGTGCATGtaagagagctctgcagtgccaTTGATAGCTTGCATCTCAATCTGGAGAGTAGGTGAAGCTCACCAGATCCAGACAGGTATCAAATTCAAACTATTAGCTCTAATAAAGCGTGTGAAAAAGCAACATTTTACTCAAAGTTAATCTTGTAGAATTACCTTCTCTTTTTTTGTCGGCGAACGCAATTTTGCCACTCGCATCACTTCCTGAAACTATTCCTCCACTAGCCAATCAAATATCCAGGACCGCCCTGTTATGTTGAATTCTGGTAATTGTAGTGATTGTGGTTGGCATAAATGCTGTGTGTGTTATGTGCACTGTCTTTGGATTTAAGCCTAAGAACTGTCTTTAGTACACTCTAATCGTTTTTGATGATCTGGATTGTATACGATATTAGATGTAATTCAACTAACTGATAattaacagtatagtaacaggCTATGTACTACGTATAATAATTGAACCCCCTTTACGCGATATAGCTATGGTAGTTATTAAATGAAAATGTTCTACAATTATTCTCCCAAATGCTTTTTAGATGCAAAGTTGCCACTTCTCTTTGCGGTGATCCTTTGTGATTTCCCCTCCGATCCTGTAGATGGAACCATGCGTCTTGGTTGTGTACATGTTTGTACAAAGAACTCGAGGCACACATTGTTAAATACAACAAACTAAATATTTGACAGCTCGTTGAAAGTAATACATACAGTTATCGGCAGATTTGAGTTTTATATAAATACGTTTGCCAAAATGTCGACAGCCTTTTGTTTTCAAGCACAGCTCGTTTCTGTCATGGACGCGTTATCAAAAACAGCAGTTTCAGAAATAAGCAAACTAGTCGACATCGAATCAAAGGTTTTAAAATTAGAAATAACGCGCGGTCGGAATGAAATAGCAACACTTACAGAGAAACTGCAGCTGATGGAGAATTTGTTTTGGGTCGGCGGGGGGCACAGGCAGGACGCAACGGCAGATACACGCACGAAAACGCCAACAAGACTGAGAGATGGTTCAATGAACGATTATTGCGAAAGACCTCAGTCTGAGCCCAAAATAGCTGCAATCAAAAAAAGGTTTGCAAAGTTGACCCTTTTGAATATTCTATGGGCAGGTAATgtactttgtgtgtgtgaatagatCTGGGTCAAAGACGTGTGCTGTGTTTGAGTCCCAAAAGTGCACATTTCTAATTTGCTATAGTTTTTGACCCAGGTCTGGATTATACTGGCCACAAATAATAGCTATTAGAATGATTCTGCATGAAACCCTGTGCTTGCTctttgggtttaggctgggtaactgtaAAGCAGTTCTTGATaaatgctgatgtaaaaaggattTTATTAAATACTTGATTTATTGATTGAACCCAACCCTTTTCATCTGGCAGAATTTAATCTATTTGTTTTCTTGTATGCTTAGTGAGAGTTCCTGGGAAAATATTTGTCCTCCCCAAGAGATGCACGTCATCCATCAGGTTGAAGATGGTGCTCTTGTTTTGGAAACAGTGGTACGTTAACTGTCATTCCTTCTGTCAAGTAGCCTTACATTAATGTCCTTCTAGTTACCATGTATTTGCTAAGCTGTTGTTATTTACCCTAAAGCCTACCACAGTGGTGAGAGACCAGCCAGAGTTGATTGTGATCAAGGAGGAACCTTCAGAGGTGGACATATGGGGTAGTGGGCCAAAGACCGAGCTCATAAATGAAAATGGTGAGTGTTGATGGGTTAAAAATCACATGAGGGCCTGGGTGCCAAATAGTACACTGTCAAGGAGGACAGTGACTTGTATTGGCATTGCTGAACAGTTGGGTAACCTAGAAGGTTGGGTAATATAGTGCAATAATGCAATAGGCAAAATGCAGAAGCATCGGCTTGTCTTGTGTAACTGAATATAAAGGTTGAACTGTTTAATTATGTTCTAAAATATATACTTATACATTCCTTCCTGTGTCACAAACAGGAGCAGCAAGATCACTTGATACAGATGTTGGTTGTCTCGATGTGCTTCAGCATTGTCCAGACAGCTCAGACAACCACCCTATACTTACTGAGAGCCAAGTGAACCACAGCACTCAGCCCTTATCCGGAGTGCAATCGGAGGACCTGGACACGCATTGGACGCCACCTGCATGTTCACAGAGCCAGGATGTGCAGCAGATCACACTTGCTGCACAGAGAAGCTCCATaactggaaacagctctggtggtaTAACAAATGTGCCCTCTCAGAGTTTCAATGTGGCAAAGTCAAACATGAAGATCCACAGCCTGAAAACATCAGGAGCTAAAAGATTTGGCTGTATGCAATGTGGCAAGAACTTCAGGTGTTCTAGTCAGCTGGAAATACACCAGCGAagtcacactggagagaaaccgtaCCGATGCACGCTGTGTGGAAAGAGATACGCACAGAAAGGGCATCTTTATACCCACCAACGCACACACACCGGAGAAAAGCCATATCGCTGCCTCGACTGTGGCAAGAGCTTCATTCAAAAATGCACTCTCGATATGCACCAACGTACCCACACCGGAGAAAAACCTTATGTTTGTGTGAAATGTGGGAAGGGATTTACTAAAAACTGTAACCTTAAGAAACACATGGGTGTACATACAGAGTTTAGCATGCATGTTTACAGTGAGTCCAGTTTACAAGAGGACAGATGGACAAATAGACCTCAGCCGTACTAGTACCAACCATAGGCCTACAGCCTCTGCAGTGGATTTGCTGGACTTCAGCCATTCAAAGTTTTCCTCATAGGATATTAGTCTTTGCTTTTCAGAAAAAATAAAGCTGTCCTATTTTTCAACATTTGCCAGGTCTCTATTTTGCTCTCTgtcaattttattttattcaaatgtaacctttatttaactaggcaagtcagtttaagaacaaattcttatttacaatgacggccaaacccggacgacgctgggccaattgtgcgccgccctatgggactccaaatcacggccggatgtgatacagccgtGATATCGTTTTCCTCATTTGAAATAGGTGTTGGAGGTGAAATATTGCCGTGAAAGTAACAGCTGACCGCTAAGGGTCTAGTTTTTTACATTGGATCTAAACATTACCGCATTGGATTGTGGGATATTTGACCGTAATCCATGAATTAAAGCGCAACAACATGTGTTGTGACCTTTACTTTCTGGATTTACGGTAAAGTATCCCAGAATTCAAAGCGGTAATGTTTAGATTCATGAGCGAGGTCTATTCAGAAATATTTTTGAGAAGATGGGAAACTCCTTCGCATTCGTTTTACAGAGCCCATTGTCTACGCTGCTCATGCGTTGTCAATGAGCCGCGCGGTGCATTCCGGTCgattctgggacaaggagagcTCTCCTTCAAGGAGTGAATGGGAGTCAATTGGGCTAGGTCTAAACCCCCAACATTATCATGAATTTCGACAAGTACTACATTAAAAATATTTTCGGAGATGTGAGATAGTTAACTTATCTGTAATATCGTATAGCTTTTGCATCGTACTTTCGAGGAAAATAGGCATACCCcgactttgagaagggattgcgtGACGATCAGTTTAGCAACCGCGTGACGCAGCATGACAACTTAAACGCGATTGGTCAAAAGTCTGATGGGTGAGGCTTTATACATTCGCAGTTCTTTGCCCAATGAGATTCCTATCTCGTAATTTAGCTTATCCCTGGTCTATTTCAGCTAGCTAGCCACCCAATCAATGTCTATTATTATTCCATTTTATTAATATCGCCAGCCTATCATACACGTTGGACTTAGTTTCTTTTTAAAACAAAACCATGAATACGATGATAAACCGGGGAAGTTTTCAGACCCAGTTAGCTTCCATTATGGAAATGCTAAGCAAAGCTGCTGTGGTTGAAATCGGTAAACTTGTCGACGAGTGCTCGACCGTTCTCCGTTCTGAAATATCCCAGCACATGAATGAGAACGAGGCATTAAAGAAGAAATGTTATCTGCTAGAGATTGAATTAAAGACGGTAAAACTCCATGAGCGTAAAAGGGTCATTGCCAACCGTTGTCAGAATGGAGTTCAGGTCTCGGGGCAAATATTTACGCATCGAGCAACAGAGAACCGAGGTGAGCATTTTTAgacggtaacgttagctagcttgctactgTAGCCGATTAAAAATACATTCCACGATCTACGAGTTAAGACTGGTGTGGGCAGACTTTAGATACAACTAGTGATTTCACCACCCAACGAATAACCCGCAATTAGCTGCACACATTGTTCTGTGTAATTGCGGGCTATTCTTTGGGTGATGTAAACAGTACATTGTTAGTTTTTGATAACTTTTTATGTGACATCGGCCAAACAGCCAAATAACGTTACTCCATCTAAACGTGACTCAATTCTCACTTGCGGTACAGTTCTAGAAACATGAAACCCTCTACTTTCacattacattaaaaaaacatttcacaTACGCAAACACAGTTGCAGGCGACATGTTTGTGGCGTCCATCTTCCGTTTACACAAAGGTGTTCGTAGACGCAGATGGCTAACGTTAATTAGCACAGGTACGCCTCTGTCTTCCAGTTGTTTTCCGTAAACGAGCGCTGTAACATGGACATTTGTCCGTGTGGTAATTTAACCGTTTGTTAAACTTCTTCTCAACATTCAACatcatagtcccctccaagctcaggaccctggaacgaaacacctccctcagcaactggatcctggacttcttgacgggccgcccccaggtggtgagggtaggcaacaacacatctgccacactgaccaTCAACACCGAGGCCCCTCTAggttgtgtgcttagtcccctcctgttcacccTCAACTGCGTGGCTGCggacgactccaacaccatcaagttttcTGACAACATGATGGTGGTAGGACTGATGactgaggcagcctatagggaggaggtcagagacctggcaatgtggtgccagCACAGCAACCTccccctcaacgtcagcaagagaaaggagctgatcgtggactacaggaacagAGGGGCGAGCATGTCCACATCGATGGGGCAGTGGTGGagagggttgagagcttcaaatttctcagtgtccacatcactaaggaattaacatggtctgCTCATTTATGAAGAGGGCATGCCAGCACCTCTTTccccaggaggctgaaaagatttggcctgggccctcagatcctcaaagttctaaaGGTGCACCATTAAGAGGGTCTTGACTGGCAGCATCaacgcttggtacggcaactgcaaggcacctgaccgcaaggcgctacagagggt includes the following:
- the LOC139421036 gene encoding uncharacterized protein → MSTAFCFQAQLVSVMDALSKTAVSEISKLVDIESKVLKLEITRGRNEIATLTEKLQLMENLFWVGGGHRQDATADTRTKTPTRLRDGSMNDYCERPQSEPKIAAIKKSESSWENICPPQEMHVIHQVEDGALVLETVPTTVVRDQPELIVIKEEPSEVDIWGSGPKTELINENGAARSLDTDVGCLDVLQHCPDSSDNHPILTESQVNHSTQPLSGVQSEDLDTHWTPPACSQSQDVQQITLAAQRSSITGNSSGGITNVPSQSFNVAKSNMKIHSLKTSGAKRFGCMQCGKNFRCSSQLEIHQRSHTGEKPYRCTLCGKRYAQKGHLYTHQRTHTGEKPYRCLDCGKSFIQKCTLDMHQRTHTGEKPYVCVKCGKGFTKNCNLKKHMGVHTEFSMHVYSESSLQEDRWTNRPQPY
- the LOC139421037 gene encoding 6-phosphogluconolactonase isoform X2 gives rise to the protein MSGRRVVVFPSAAELGPALAHLVASRADKALLDHGRFSLGLSGGSLVSMLSKELPALPDLDCSHWLAGFCDERLVPFNDGESTYGLYKNQLFSKINIPDSGVLAIDPSLSVQECAEDYARKLKEAFPKEDIPVFDLLLLGMGPDGHTCSLFPDHPLLEETQKIVAPIGDSPKPPPQRVTMTFPMVNLARCVVFVSTGGSKAPVLKQVLEGGEGPALPAARVVPSHGELFWLIDEPAAASLTLQVERPGSAAKL
- the LOC139421037 gene encoding 6-phosphogluconolactonase isoform X1, whose protein sequence is MQAINGTAELSYMHHGHLTCNIRMSGRRVVVFPSAAELGPALAHLVASRADKALLDHGRFSLGLSGGSLVSMLSKELPALPDLDCSHWLAGFCDERLVPFNDGESTYGLYKNQLFSKINIPDSGVLAIDPSLSVQECAEDYARKLKEAFPKEDIPVFDLLLLGMGPDGHTCSLFPDHPLLEETQKIVAPIGDSPKPPPQRVTMTFPMVNLARCVVFVSTGGSKAPVLKQVLEGGEGPALPAARVVPSHGELFWLIDEPAAASLTLQVERPGSAAKL